A single genomic interval of Aegicerativicinus sediminis harbors:
- the prfA gene encoding peptide chain release factor 1, translating into MLEKLNVIKQRFDEVSDLIIQPDIISDQKRYIALNKEYKDLKKLVDKREDYKRLLDRISEAEEIIADGSDEEMLEMAKMQYDEAKEQLPVLEEKIRYMLIPKDPEDSKNAVMELRAGTGGDEASIFAGDLFRMYSKYCESKGWKVDVVDFNEGTNGGYKEIQFEVTGEDVYGTLKFEAGVHRVQRVPQTETQGRVHTSAATVMVFPEAEEFDVEIDPKDVRIDFFCSSGPGGQSVNTTYSAVRLTHIPTGLVAQCQDQKSQHKNKEKAFRVLRSRLYDLELEKRQAEDAEKRGSMVSSGDRSAKIRTYNYPQGRVTDHRIGLTLYDLQNIINGDIQRIIDELMLVENTEKLKASDELI; encoded by the coding sequence ATGTTAGAGAAATTAAATGTTATAAAGCAGCGCTTTGATGAGGTTAGCGATTTAATTATTCAGCCAGATATTATATCAGATCAGAAGCGATATATTGCTCTTAATAAGGAATATAAAGACTTAAAGAAGTTAGTCGATAAACGCGAAGATTATAAGCGTTTGTTAGATCGTATTTCTGAAGCCGAAGAAATTATTGCAGACGGTTCGGATGAGGAAATGCTGGAAATGGCAAAAATGCAATATGATGAGGCTAAGGAGCAATTACCAGTACTTGAAGAGAAAATTCGTTATATGCTAATTCCTAAAGATCCAGAAGATTCAAAGAATGCCGTAATGGAACTAAGGGCAGGGACTGGTGGTGATGAAGCGAGTATTTTTGCGGGAGATTTATTCAGGATGTATTCTAAATATTGCGAAAGTAAAGGATGGAAAGTTGACGTCGTTGATTTTAATGAAGGAACAAATGGAGGGTATAAAGAAATTCAATTTGAAGTTACCGGTGAGGATGTATATGGAACCTTGAAATTTGAAGCTGGAGTTCATCGCGTTCAACGTGTGCCTCAGACTGAGACTCAGGGACGCGTGCATACCAGTGCTGCAACAGTAATGGTTTTTCCGGAAGCAGAAGAATTTGATGTTGAAATAGATCCTAAAGATGTTAGAATCGACTTTTTCTGTTCTTCAGGACCTGGTGGTCAGTCCGTAAATACGACCTATTCGGCCGTTCGTTTAACCCATATTCCAACGGGACTCGTTGCTCAATGTCAGGATCAAAAATCACAACACAAAAACAAAGAAAAAGCCTTCAGGGTTTTGCGATCTAGATTGTATGATCTTGAGTTGGAAAAACGCCAAGCGGAGGATGCCGAAAAACGCGGATCGATGGTTAGCTCTGGGGATAGAAGTGCAAAAATTAGAACTTACAACTACCCTCAAGGTAGAGTTACCGATCACAGGATAGGACTTACCCTATACGATCTTCAGAATATTATCAATGGAGATATACAGAGAATTATTGATGAGTTAATGTTGGTGGAAAACACTGAAAAATTGAAGGCTTCAGACGAATTAATTTAA
- the pyrF gene encoding orotidine-5'-phosphate decarboxylase translates to MTKEQLIEQIKLKRSFLCIGLDVDLEKVPNRFLELEDPIFEFNKAIIEATHDLAVAYKPNTAFYEAYGIHGWNSLKKTIDYLNENYPKVFTIADAKRGDIGNTSTRYAKSFFEDLGFDSLTVAPYMGKDSVEPFLAFKDKFTILLALTSNPGAYDFQTLKVQNEELYKRVLQTSKGWQNSENLMYVVGATKAEFLTEIRSIVKDSFLLIPGVGAQGGDLQSVCKYGLTEDVGLLVNSSRGIIYASKGEDFIVAARKEAEKIQLEMAVILSEHNF, encoded by the coding sequence ATGACTAAAGAACAGTTAATTGAACAGATTAAATTAAAGCGTTCCTTTCTTTGTATTGGCTTAGATGTGGATTTGGAAAAAGTACCAAATCGATTTCTTGAATTAGAAGATCCAATCTTTGAATTTAATAAGGCGATTATTGAAGCAACTCATGATTTGGCAGTTGCATATAAACCTAATACAGCCTTTTATGAGGCATATGGTATACATGGATGGAATTCTTTAAAAAAGACCATAGATTATCTCAATGAAAATTATCCTAAAGTATTTACAATTGCCGATGCCAAACGTGGTGATATTGGCAATACCAGTACACGTTACGCTAAATCCTTTTTTGAGGATCTAGGCTTTGATAGTTTAACTGTAGCCCCATATATGGGTAAGGACTCAGTTGAACCTTTCCTAGCCTTTAAGGATAAATTTACAATCCTATTGGCTTTAACTTCAAATCCTGGGGCATATGACTTTCAGACCTTGAAAGTTCAAAACGAGGAGTTGTACAAAAGAGTGTTGCAAACTTCTAAGGGTTGGCAAAATTCTGAAAATTTGATGTATGTGGTGGGTGCAACCAAGGCTGAATTTTTGACTGAAATAAGAAGTATAGTTAAGGATTCTTTTTTATTAATTCCTGGGGTAGGAGCTCAAGGCGGAGATTTGCAATCCGTTTGTAAATATGGCTTAACCGAAGACGTGGGACTTCTTGTAAATTCTTCTAGGGGTATTATTTATGCTTCAAAAGGAGAGGATTTTATTGTCGCTGCAAGGAAGGAGGCTGAAAAAATCCAATTAGAAATGGCGGTTATTTTATCTGAGCATAATTTCTAG
- a CDS encoding Lacal_2735 family protein, with amino-acid sequence MVSGLKMNNLNHILNQHLVLRNKYKQLIEQAYNLREIDAELSDISAFNAMKLLNKLNKFKYFHPTLK; translated from the coding sequence ATGGTCAGTGGCTTAAAGATGAACAACTTAAACCATATATTAAATCAACATTTAGTTCTCCGCAACAAGTACAAGCAACTAATTGAACAAGCTTATAATTTGCGTGAAATAGATGCAGAATTGAGTGACATTTCAGCTTTTAATGCAATGAAATTGTTAAATAAGTTGAATAAATTCAAGTATTTCCATCCCACATTAAAATAA
- a CDS encoding carbohydrate kinase family protein codes for MNANYKIAVVGPIPHDTIKTHYGETIVKYGCVSHPTIALAKLLEGIGEIIPITHIHKKDEVNIKAMFADYENINLNGIYSEKDQGTEIELRFVDQNNRIETQKSNMNPISPVDIKPFLDADCFVFVPITDFEIQLETLKYIKENSQACIIFDAHGPTSFVNSEGKRLRKYWEDRDNWLPHIDILKMNLEESICSWIEGDYTNEEELYDENNTAHLDNFAEYVLKKGLKALYVTLDSRGCAVYTNEEVNLTKDFVSSIPVKNVIDTTGCGDSFAGGLAYGFTLHNDFIKAAQFANALGAFRTQGKGFDVFKSLSETEAVIAENY; via the coding sequence ATGAATGCCAACTATAAAATAGCCGTTGTTGGACCAATCCCACATGATACAATTAAAACTCATTATGGGGAGACAATTGTAAAATATGGCTGTGTTTCTCATCCAACTATAGCATTAGCCAAATTATTGGAAGGAATCGGTGAAATTATTCCCATTACCCACATACATAAAAAAGATGAGGTTAATATTAAAGCTATGTTCGCTGATTATGAGAATATTAATTTGAATGGCATTTATAGTGAAAAAGACCAGGGAACTGAGATAGAATTACGTTTTGTTGATCAAAACAACCGTATTGAAACTCAAAAAAGTAATATGAATCCAATTTCACCGGTAGATATAAAACCCTTTTTGGATGCGGATTGTTTCGTATTTGTTCCCATAACCGATTTTGAGATCCAATTAGAAACCTTAAAATATATAAAGGAAAATAGTCAAGCCTGTATAATTTTTGATGCCCATGGCCCAACTTCATTTGTGAATTCTGAAGGGAAACGTTTACGTAAATATTGGGAAGATAGAGATAATTGGCTTCCTCATATTGATATCCTTAAAATGAATTTAGAAGAATCTATTTGCAGCTGGATTGAGGGCGATTACACAAACGAGGAAGAACTTTACGACGAAAATAACACCGCCCATTTGGATAATTTTGCTGAATATGTTCTTAAAAAAGGATTGAAGGCCCTATATGTAACTTTAGATTCTAGAGGATGTGCGGTTTACACAAATGAGGAGGTAAATTTAACTAAAGATTTTGTTTCGTCAATACCAGTTAAAAACGTAATAGATACTACAGGTTGCGGTGATTCATTCGCGGGTGGTTTGGCATATGGTTTTACCCTCCATAATGACTTTATAAAGGCTGCTCAATTTGCAAATGCACTTGGAGCATTTAGGACCCAAGGTAAAGGTTTTGATGTTTTTAAATCACTTTCAGAAACTGAGGCAGTAATCGCAGAGAATTACTAG
- a CDS encoding DUF4197 domain-containing protein, whose translation MKHKLIILFSSLSLFACQELQDVVAQLPQGTVTPTEIAAGLRQALDFGIDKQVSKLALEDGFYKNSLVKILLPEELRKVDRTLRDIGLGSLADEGLKLLNRAAEDAVKEATPIFVDAVKGITFQDAKAILLGADNAATLYLEQRTTSPLYQKFHPVISNSFRKVGADKIWTDLITRYNALPLTKDVNPDLTDYVTNEALDGVFTMIAVEEKEIRNKVSSRTTDLLRRVFQLQD comes from the coding sequence ATGAAACATAAACTTATTATTTTATTTAGCTCCCTATCACTATTTGCTTGCCAAGAATTACAAGACGTTGTGGCTCAACTACCCCAAGGAACTGTAACACCTACTGAAATTGCAGCAGGTCTGAGGCAGGCTTTAGATTTCGGCATAGATAAACAAGTATCTAAACTGGCATTAGAAGATGGATTTTATAAAAATAGTTTGGTAAAAATCTTATTGCCCGAAGAGTTAAGAAAAGTAGACAGGACATTAAGAGATATTGGATTAGGAAGTTTGGCAGACGAAGGACTTAAATTACTAAATAGAGCCGCTGAGGATGCGGTAAAAGAAGCAACCCCCATTTTCGTTGATGCAGTAAAAGGAATAACATTTCAAGATGCAAAGGCCATCTTATTAGGAGCTGATAATGCTGCAACATTATATTTGGAACAGAGAACTACTTCCCCACTTTATCAGAAATTCCATCCGGTAATCAGCAACTCATTTAGAAAAGTTGGTGCAGACAAAATTTGGACAGATTTAATTACTCGATATAATGCATTACCCCTTACTAAAGATGTGAATCCAGATTTAACTGACTACGTTACTAACGAAGCTTTGGATGGGGTTTTCACGATGATAGCGGTGGAAGAAAAAGAGATTAGAAATAAAGTATCCTCTCGAACAACTGATTTATTAAGGAGGGTCTTTCAATTACAAGATTAA
- the purU gene encoding formyltetrahydrofolate deformylase, producing MTANILLISCKDQPGIIATVTTFIHQEGGNIVYVDQYVDRENGAFFMRLETEFNQNDLNSFPKDKFQSEIAHKFQMQWTVHNKEEKVNMAIFVSKYNHCLYDLLSRHSSGELEVHIPLIISNHRDLEPIAKSFNIPFFCIEITKDNKKEAEFEQLGLLKKFQVDFIVLARYMQIVSNVLIEEFPNKIINIHHSFLPAFIGAKPYHSAYKRGVKIIGATSHYVTTELDAGPIIEQDVTRVTHSHSIKDFIAKGRDLEKIVLANAVKLHIDRKVMVYNNKTVIFY from the coding sequence ATGACCGCTAACATTTTGCTAATCAGTTGTAAGGACCAACCAGGTATCATAGCAACCGTAACAACATTTATTCATCAGGAAGGCGGAAATATCGTTTATGTAGACCAATATGTAGATCGAGAAAATGGTGCCTTTTTTATGCGCTTGGAGACCGAGTTTAATCAAAATGATTTAAATTCTTTTCCTAAGGATAAATTCCAAAGTGAAATTGCCCATAAATTTCAAATGCAATGGACGGTTCATAATAAAGAGGAAAAAGTTAATATGGCAATATTTGTTTCCAAGTACAATCATTGCCTTTATGATTTATTAAGCCGACATAGTTCTGGAGAACTAGAGGTTCATATTCCACTTATCATTAGCAATCATAGAGACTTGGAACCAATTGCAAAAAGCTTTAATATCCCATTTTTTTGCATTGAAATAACAAAAGACAATAAGAAGGAAGCAGAATTTGAACAATTAGGGTTATTAAAAAAATTCCAAGTTGATTTTATAGTACTAGCCCGTTATATGCAAATTGTTTCAAATGTTTTAATTGAAGAATTTCCCAATAAAATCATAAACATACACCATTCATTTTTACCTGCCTTTATAGGAGCAAAACCTTATCATTCAGCATACAAAAGAGGTGTGAAAATTATTGGAGCCACATCGCATTATGTAACCACAGAGCTTGATGCCGGGCCAATAATTGAACAAGATGTAACGAGGGTTACTCATTCCCATTCCATTAAAGACTTTATTGCAAAGGGTCGAGATTTAGAGAAAATTGTTCTAGCGAATGCCGTTAAATTGCATATAGATCGTAAAGTAATGGTTTATAACAATAAAACAGTAATTTTTTATTAA